Proteins from a single region of Nakamurella deserti:
- a CDS encoding ABC transporter ATP-binding protein: protein MIEAVGLTKRYGATLAVDDLSFSVRPGVVTGFLGPNGAGKSTTMRMILGLDNPSAGRALIDGVPYSRIKNPLTRIGSLLDANWIHPNRSGGAHLRWIAASNGIPRSRVDEVLDTVGLTAVAGKGAGKYSLGMKQRLGIAGALLGRPEILMFDEPVNGLDPEGILWIRNFMKSLAAEGKTVLVSSHLLSEMALTADHLVVIGRGRLIADSSTKDFIANATSSSVRVRSPQLARLQEVLAGAGIQTTADADGLTVGNAPIERIGELAAANGLTLHELSIRRGSLEDAFISLTGGAVEYAAHPDAGHGTTAAALPGSPEGR from the coding sequence ATGATCGAAGCCGTAGGCCTCACGAAGAGGTACGGCGCCACGCTGGCGGTGGACGACCTGTCGTTCAGCGTCCGACCGGGAGTCGTCACCGGCTTCCTCGGACCCAACGGCGCGGGCAAGTCCACCACGATGCGGATGATCCTCGGGCTGGACAACCCGAGCGCCGGCCGGGCGCTGATCGACGGCGTCCCCTACTCCCGGATCAAGAACCCGCTGACCCGCATCGGCTCACTGCTCGACGCCAACTGGATCCACCCCAACCGCAGCGGCGGTGCCCATCTGCGCTGGATCGCCGCCTCCAACGGCATCCCGCGGTCGCGGGTCGACGAGGTGCTCGACACCGTCGGTCTCACCGCGGTGGCCGGCAAGGGCGCCGGGAAGTACTCGCTCGGCATGAAGCAGCGCCTCGGCATCGCTGGTGCCCTGCTGGGCCGCCCCGAGATCCTGATGTTCGACGAACCGGTGAACGGCCTCGACCCCGAGGGCATCCTCTGGATCCGCAACTTCATGAAGTCGCTGGCCGCCGAGGGCAAGACCGTGCTCGTCTCGAGCCACCTGCTGTCCGAGATGGCCCTCACCGCCGACCATCTCGTCGTCATCGGCCGGGGGAGGCTGATCGCGGACTCGTCGACGAAGGACTTCATCGCCAACGCGACCTCGAGCTCGGTCCGGGTCCGCTCCCCGCAGCTGGCCCGGTTGCAGGAGGTCCTGGCCGGTGCCGGCATCCAGACGACCGCCGACGCCGACGGTCTCACCGTCGGCAACGCCCCGATCGAGCGGATCGGTGAGCTGGCCGCCGCGAACGGCCTGACTCTGCACGAACTGTCGATCCGACGTGGTTCGCTGGAGGACGCCTTCATCAGCCTCACCGGTGGCGCCGTGGAGTACGCCGCCCACCCCGACGCCGGTCACGGCACCACCGCAGCCGCGCTGCCCGGCTCGCCCGAAGGAAGGTGA